A region from the Mya arenaria isolate MELC-2E11 chromosome 2, ASM2691426v1 genome encodes:
- the LOC128225176 gene encoding uncharacterized protein LOC128225176 produces the protein MPYNDIKCVVRDLIFTVLLCGTLFVCPCDGNHGVSVMEIVPLDFCSFFNNRAPSPQPNLRNCTWFKKNSCCTQEEIDATFGTVKPLPGSTPECQRYTNYLMCYICAPFQNKFYRQEKLTVCEEFCNAWYAACSSAILKGSVIGRLYTNGREFCEKRNYQCEPMESQNCFTFDSALDNTSGASQNHVTFVVEFLLAAAFLLNLKP, from the exons ATGCCTTACAACGATATAAAGTGTGTGGTTCGTGATCTCATCTTCACAGTCCTGTTGTGTGGGACACTGTTCGTGTGTCCGTGCGATGGGAATCATGGAGTCAGTGTTATGGAGATAGTGCCCCTGGACTTTTGTTCGTTTTTCAACAACCGAGCACCAAGTCCACAGCCTAATCTCCGAAATTGCAcctggtttaagaaaaacagcTGCTGTACGCAAGAGGAAATTGACGCCACGTTTGGAACAGTAAAGCCTTTGCCGGGCAGCACGCCGGAGTGCCAGAG GTACACGAACTACTTGATGTGCTACATTTGCGCGCCGTTCCAGAACAAGTTTTACCGACAGGAGAAGCTGACGGTGTGTGAGGAGTTCTGTAATGCCTGGTATGCCGCCTGCTCCTCTGCTATTCTGAAAG GCTCGGTTATAGGCAGATTGTACACGAATGGCCGGGAGTTTTGTGAAAAGCGGAACTACCAGTGTGAACCCATGGAGAGCCAAAACTGTTTCACCTTTGACTCCGCCCTTGACAACACGTCCGGTGCGTCTCAAAACCATGTGACTTTCGTTGTGGAGTTTTTATTGGCAGCAGCATTTTTACTGAACTTGAAGCCATGA